Sequence from the Clostridium botulinum genome:
ATGTAATCTTTATTTAATCTTATCATGTATTTAAATATCAGATTATTAAATTCTTTCTAAAATTCGTAATGCCATTTATCCTCTTATAATATTTACATTACTCAAATTCAAATTACAATTTATTTATTTCTCCATTATATAATTTAAAAGAATAATGCTAACTATGATTTAATTTTACTTCAACAATTTCTGGTCTATTAAAAATCCTTAAAGGACAAATACTATTGCCTAATCCTCTACTTACAAACATTGTAGATAAATCTTTATTGTACCTTCCACTTGTATACTTGGGAAATATTCCTTGATCTGGAGCAAACAATCCACCTATCCCAGGAATTCTAACTTGACCTCCATGAGCATGTCCTGTAAAAATTAAATTCATATTGTTTTCATAATATAAATCAAAGAGTTCAGGTCTATGAGAAAGTAGTATTTTAAAGCTTTCATTCGTTGACCAAATACTTAATTGTTCTTTCATTTTATTGGTGTTTGTACCATCCATATAATCAGATGTAAGAAAATCTGGATCTGATAATCCTAATATATATATTGAACTATTCCCCCTTGAAAGTTTAAATGCTGTATCATCAACAATGTGAACACCTATATTTGTCAATTCTTCTTTAATCATAGAAAATTTTCCAGACCAAGCTTCGTGATTACCCGACACATAATAT
This genomic interval carries:
- a CDS encoding metallophosphoesterase codes for the protein MNVIKKTSRRIIVLFSATMFLSGFIFFCIWQNNSITISKFDYVSSKIPDEFNDFTIAHISDLHNKMFGKNQVKLLNKVKSISPDIIVITGDLIDRRKYDLDTAIMFASGAAKIAPIYYVSGNHEAWSGKFSMIKEELTNIGVHIVDDTAFKLSRGNSSIYILGLSDPDFLTSDYMDGTNTNKMKEQLSIWSTNESFKILLSHRPELFDLYYENNMNLIFTGHAHGGQVRIPGIGGLFAPDQGIFPKYTSGRYNKDLSTMFVSRGLGNSICPLRIFNRPEIVEVKLNHS